In the genome of Desulfuromonas sp. DDH964, one region contains:
- the cysS gene encoding cysteine--tRNA ligase, with the protein MSLRVYNTLTGGKEPFQPLEPGKVGMYVCGVTVYDYCHIGHARANIVFDVIFRYLQHAGYAVTYVRNYTDVDDKIIKRANERGISSKELAEEFIRAFDEDMAALNLALPTHQPKATDYIAEIIALVQTLIAKGIAYQAGGDVYYSVDKFPAYLKLSKRTMDEMQAGARIAPGEQKRNPMDFALWKAAKPGEPSWPSPWGEGRPGWHIECSAMSSSLLGATFDIHGGGRDLIFPHHENEIAQSEGASGQPFVKYWLHNGFVNVNQEKMSKSLGNFFTIRDILQQYDPEVVRFFILTAHYRSPIDFSDQNLEEARAGLTRFYEALQSAEKTLALHPVPDSANCPAISDSEREVFDLFEALDERFTEAMDDDFNTAQAIGHLFEGIRGLNRLVAQGDFANCPLSLKVLREGVDRIKALGAVLGILNSEPNAWLEGRKSAELAGSGLVAAEIEALIEERRQARLARNFARADQIRDELAAKGIELLDSKEGTSWKVK; encoded by the coding sequence ATGAGCCTGCGTGTCTACAATACTCTTACCGGCGGCAAGGAGCCGTTTCAGCCGCTCGAGCCGGGGAAGGTCGGGATGTATGTCTGCGGCGTCACCGTCTACGACTACTGCCATATCGGCCACGCCCGTGCCAATATCGTCTTCGACGTCATCTTCCGCTACCTGCAGCACGCCGGCTATGCGGTCACCTACGTCCGCAACTATACCGATGTCGATGACAAGATCATCAAGCGCGCCAACGAGCGGGGGATTTCGAGCAAGGAGCTCGCCGAGGAGTTCATCCGTGCCTTCGACGAGGACATGGCGGCGCTCAACCTCGCCCTGCCAACCCACCAGCCGAAAGCGACCGATTATATCGCCGAGATCATCGCCCTGGTTCAGACCCTGATCGCCAAGGGGATCGCCTACCAAGCGGGCGGCGACGTCTACTACAGCGTCGACAAGTTCCCCGCCTACCTCAAGCTTTCCAAGCGCACCATGGACGAGATGCAGGCCGGCGCCCGCATCGCCCCCGGCGAGCAGAAGCGCAACCCGATGGACTTCGCGCTCTGGAAGGCCGCCAAGCCCGGTGAGCCGAGTTGGCCCTCCCCCTGGGGGGAAGGACGGCCCGGCTGGCACATCGAGTGCTCGGCGATGAGTTCTTCCCTGCTCGGCGCCACCTTCGATATCCATGGCGGCGGGCGCGACCTGATCTTTCCCCACCATGAGAACGAGATCGCCCAGAGCGAGGGGGCGAGCGGCCAGCCCTTCGTCAAATACTGGCTGCACAACGGCTTCGTCAACGTCAATCAGGAGAAGATGAGCAAGTCCCTCGGCAACTTCTTCACCATCCGCGACATCCTGCAGCAGTACGATCCGGAGGTGGTGCGCTTCTTCATCCTCACCGCCCACTACCGTTCCCCCATCGACTTCTCCGACCAGAACCTCGAGGAGGCCCGGGCCGGCCTGACCCGCTTCTACGAAGCCCTGCAGAGTGCCGAGAAGACTCTCGCCCTCCATCCGGTCCCCGATTCGGCCAACTGCCCGGCGATCAGCGACAGTGAACGGGAGGTCTTCGACCTCTTCGAAGCCCTCGACGAGCGCTTCACCGAGGCGATGGATGACGATTTCAACACCGCCCAGGCGATCGGTCACCTCTTCGAGGGAATCCGCGGTCTCAACCGGCTGGTGGCCCAGGGGGACTTCGCGAACTGCCCACTCTCCCTCAAGGTGCTGCGGGAAGGGGTCGACCGCATCAAGGCCCTCGGCGCCGTTCTCGGCATCCTCAACTCCGAGCCGAATGCCTGGCTCGAGGGACGCAAGAGCGCCGAGCTGGCCGGCAGCGGTCTGGTCGCCGCAGAGATCGAGGCCCTGATCGAGGAGCGTCGGCAGGCGCGCCTGGCGCGCAATTTCGCCCGCGCCGACCAGATCCGCGACGAGCTGGCGGCGAAGGGGATCGAACTCCTCGATTCCAAGGAGGGGACGAGCTGGAAGGTGAAGTAG